One Vibrio neonatus genomic window carries:
- the upp gene encoding uracil phosphoribosyltransferase, giving the protein MRVVEVKHPLVKHKLGLMREGNISTKRFRELATEVGSLLTYEATADFETERVTIEGWDGSVEVDQIKGKKVTVVPILRAGLGMMDGVLEHMPSAKISVVGIYRDEETLEPVPYFNKLASCIDQRIALVVDPMLATGGSMIATIDLLKEKGCKVIKALVLVAAPEGIEALEKAHPDIELFTAAIDECLNDKGYIVPGLGDAGDKIFGTK; this is encoded by the coding sequence ATGAGAGTTGTTGAGGTAAAACATCCACTTGTAAAGCATAAACTTGGTTTAATGCGCGAAGGCAACATTAGCACTAAGCGTTTTAGAGAGTTAGCAACTGAAGTGGGTAGCCTACTAACTTATGAAGCAACCGCTGATTTTGAAACAGAACGTGTCACTATCGAAGGATGGGATGGTTCGGTTGAAGTTGACCAAATTAAAGGCAAAAAAGTAACCGTAGTGCCAATCTTACGTGCAGGTCTTGGCATGATGGACGGCGTATTGGAACACATGCCGAGTGCTAAAATCAGTGTTGTGGGTATCTACCGTGACGAAGAAACATTAGAACCTGTACCGTATTTTAATAAGTTGGCATCATGCATCGATCAACGTATCGCTCTAGTTGTTGACCCAATGCTAGCAACTGGCGGGTCTATGATTGCGACCATTGATCTATTGAAAGAGAAAGGCTGTAAAGTTATTAAAGCACTGGTTTTGGTTGCCGCTCCTGAAGGTATCGAAGCGCTAGAAAAAGCTCACCCAGATATCGAGCTATTCACTGCAGCTATCGACGAATGCCTAAACGACAAAGGCTACATTGTTCCGGGTCTTGGCGATGCGGGTGACAAGATTTTTGGTACTAAGTAA